The following proteins are co-located in the Paenibacillus sp. JNUCC32 genome:
- a CDS encoding carbohydrate ABC transporter permease, protein MNKWLRKDASAAIFFLVPSGIGFALFYLIPFAMGVYYSFMSQSVDGHFAGLDNYVELFGSASFRKAASNTFFFSAVSVPLMVMLSLGLAILLHKNTYFQKWLRTAYVMPLVVPVASIIMIWQMLFDWNGSLNAWLNSFGYGRVDWMKTESARLVVIMVYLWKNIGYNVILFLAGLQQIPKDYYETARIEGAGRVRQFRSVTLVYLTSSMFFVVIMSIINSFKVFRETYLIAGDYPHDSIYMMQHYMNNMFISLDIQKLTAAASLMFACILLIVLVLFAIERRHRQYME, encoded by the coding sequence ATGAATAAATGGCTCCGCAAGGATGCTTCGGCGGCCATATTCTTTCTCGTGCCAAGCGGTATCGGATTTGCACTCTTTTACCTTATTCCATTTGCCATGGGTGTGTACTATTCCTTTATGAGCCAATCGGTAGACGGCCATTTTGCGGGTCTCGATAATTACGTGGAGCTGTTTGGGAGTGCTTCCTTCCGCAAGGCGGCATCCAACACGTTTTTCTTCAGCGCGGTCAGTGTTCCGCTTATGGTCATGCTGTCGCTCGGGTTAGCGATCCTGCTCCATAAAAATACATATTTTCAAAAATGGCTTCGGACTGCTTACGTTATGCCGCTTGTTGTGCCCGTCGCCTCCATTATCATGATCTGGCAGATGCTATTTGACTGGAACGGCTCCCTGAACGCATGGCTGAACAGCTTTGGATATGGACGCGTGGACTGGATGAAGACGGAATCGGCACGTTTGGTCGTGATCATGGTGTATCTATGGAAGAACATCGGTTACAACGTCATTTTATTCTTGGCCGGGCTGCAGCAAATTCCGAAGGATTACTACGAAACGGCCCGGATTGAAGGGGCTGGCCGCGTGAGGCAATTCCGAAGCGTTACGCTGGTCTATCTGACTTCTTCCATGTTCTTTGTTGTGATTATGTCCATTATCAACTCATTCAAAGTGTTCCGGGAAACGTATCTCATCGCAGGTGACTATCCCCACGACAGCATTTATATGATGCAGCACTATATGAATAATATGTTCATTTCACTCGACATTCAGAAGCTGACCGCAGCGGCATCCTTGATGTTTGCCTGTATTCTGCTAATCGTCCTGGTGCTGTTTGCTATTGAGCGCCGACATCGGCAGTACATGGAATAG